The Lonchura striata isolate bLonStr1 chromosome 5, bLonStr1.mat, whole genome shotgun sequence genome window below encodes:
- the BAIAP2L2 gene encoding BAR/IMD domain-containing adapter protein 2-like 2, producing MDLSYRSTISIYKSILEQFNPALENLVYLGNNYLRAFHALSKAAEVYFKAIEKIGEQALQSSTSHMLGEILMQMSDTQRLLSSDLEVVAQTFHVDLLQHMEKNSKMDVQFISESQKQYELEYQRRATNLDKCMAELWRMERARDKNAREMKENVMRLRSEMQAFVSESQREAELEEKRRYRFLAEKHQMLYNTLLQFYSRARGMIQTKAPRWKEQLEASRNPSNSHSQGLLSASHGQGYPSGRLTPTHLEMPQRPLGDFTSSMTGSRSSIFSPDPPEMRMSPQPESPRRPLRRTPSAASLLPTGRTSRSGSFGEASSGSEGRKRSGTTRVQAIVPHTTGANRTLLRFEPGDIITVLMPEAQNGWLYGKLEGSSTCGWFPEAYVKPLENTREIEEPDTRSFPLRSSHSMDDILDRPSTPASSNYWPAAAQPSVPNPPPLSVGASSHQSGVATPVNSGSKKSGVFDQPPELFPRGTNPFATVKLRPTVTNDRSAPIIR from the exons ATGGATCTGTCCTACAGATCCACCATCTCCATCTATAAG AGTATCCTGGAGCAGTTCAACCCTGCGCTGGAGAACCTGGTGTACCTGGGGAACAACTACCTGCGTGCCTTCCATG CACTATCCAAAGCAGCTGAAGTGTATTTTAAGGCAATTGAGAAGATTGGGGAGCAAGCACTGCAGAGTTCCACCTCACACATGCTGG GTGAAATTCTGATGCAGATGTCTGACACGCAGAGACTACTGAGCTCTGACTTGGAAGTTGTG GCTCAGACCTTCCACGTGgatctgctgcagcacatggagaAGAACAGCAAAATGGATGTGCAGTTTATCAGT GAGAGCCAGAAGCAGTATGAGCTAGAGTACCAGCGAAGAGCCACCAATCTGGATAAGTGCATGGCAGAGCTGTGGAGAATGGAGAGGGCTCGAGACAAAAATGCCCGAGAGATGAAG GAGAATGTGATGCGGCTGCGCTCGGAGATGCAGGCATTCGTCTCTGAGAGCCAGAGGGAGGCTGAGCTGGAGGAGAAACGCCGCTACCGCTTCCTGGCTGAAAAGCACCAGATGCTCTACAACACTCTCCTCCAGTTTTACAGCAGG GCTCGGGGCATGATCCAGACCAAGGCACCGCGGtggaaggagcagctggaagcCAGCCGTAACCCCTCAAACAGCCACTCACAGGGGCTGCTCTCAGCATCCCACGGCCAGGGGTATCCATCAGGACGGCTCACGCCCACCCACCTTGAGATG CCCCAGAGACCCCTTGGGGACTTTACTTCTTCTATGACCGGGAGTAGATCCAGCATCTTCTCTCCAGACCCTCCAGAAATGAGAATGTCTCCTCAGCCAGAGTCTCCCAGGCGGCCACTGAGGAGGACACCATCAGCAGCCA GTTTGCTCCCCACGGGCCGCACGTCCCGCTCGGGTTCCTTTGGCGAGGCCAGCAGTGGCAGCGAGGGCAGGAAGAGGAGTGGCACTACAAGAGTTCAGGCCATTGTGCCCCACACGACGGGTGCCAACCGGACCCTGCTGCGGTTCGAGCCCGGGGACATCATCACGGTGCTGATGCCAGAGGCGCAGAATGGCTGGCTCTATGGCAAGCTGGAGGGCTCATCCAC GTGTGGCTGGTTCCCTGAAGCTTATGTCAAGCCTTTGGAGAATACGAGGGAGATAGAGGAGCCTGACACCAG GTCCTTCCCGCTGCGAAGCAGTCACAGTATGGATGACATCCTGGACCGTCCCAGCACTCCAGCCTCCAGCAATTACTggcctgctgctgcccagcccagcgtgCCGAACCCACCTCCCCTCTCGGTGGGTGCCAGCAGTCACCAGAGCGGGGTGGCCACCCCAGTCAACTCTGGCTCCAAG AAATCAGGAGTATTTGACCAGCCCCCTGAACTCTTCCCACG AGGTACCAACCCCTTTGCCACAGTCAAGCTGCGCCCCACAGTCACCAATGACCGCTCAGCACCCATCATCCGATGA
- the SLC16A8 gene encoding monocarboxylate transporter 3, whose translation MGRPDPEEGQLPAPVKPPDGGWGWIVLLGCFVITGFSYAFPKAVSVYFKELMKDFHVGYSDTAWISSIMLAMLYGTGPVCSIMVNQFGCRPVMLIGGLLASAGMILASFTTNIIELYLTAGVLTGLGMALNFQPSLIMLGTYFDKRRPLANGLAAAGSPVFLSSLSPLGQVLLEKFGWRGGFLIMGGLLLNCCTCGAVMRPLDMGMKRKMGKAQDKYEAKEMLPIGGKAEEGISTTDGTKKGKKAKKKPKKGKKLLDFSIFSNRGFIIYTISKFILVLGLFVPPILLVNYAKDTGVPDTEAAFLLSIIGFIDIFARPACGMVAGLKWVRPHVAYLFSFSMLFNGLTDICSARASNYTGLVIFCVFFGISYGMVGALQFEVLMAIVGSQKFSSAIGLVLLIEAFAVLIGPPSAGRLVDALKNYEVIFYLAGSEVVLSALFLGVASYCCLNRGKKEPPPENNPSAGAGSDTEEAESDVQEAEEHSSDNHQPAHSTDNAVVVANEEANHVAEEQRGEGGSCPTGDGEVLARDGCKADQMVERDSF comes from the exons ATGGGGAGACCTGACCCAGAAGAAGGGCAACTCCCAGCTCCTGTGAAGCCCCCGGACGGTGGCTGGGGCTGGATCGTGCTCCTTGGCTGTTTTGTGATCACCGGCTTCTCCTATGCCTTCCCAAAAGCCGTCAGTGTCTACTTCAAGGAGCTCATGAAAGATTTCCATGTGGGCTACAGTGACACAGCCTGGATCTCTTCCATCATGTTGGCCATGCTCTATGGGACAG GACCAGTGTGCAGCATCATGGTGAACCAGTTTGGCTGCCGGCCTGTGATGCTCATTGGCGGGCTGCTAGCTTCTGCTGGGATGATCCTGGCATCTTTTACCACCAATATCATTGAGCTTTATCTGACAGCTGGTGTGCTGACAG GTCTGGGTATGGCATTGAACTTCCAGCCCTCACTGATCATGCTGGGCACCTACTTTGACAAGCGTCGGCCTCTTGCCAATggactggctgctgctgggagccctgtcttcctctcctccctctctccacTGGGGCAAGTGCTGCTGGAGAAGTTTGGTTGGCGAGGAGGGTTCCTTATCATGGGGGGCCTTCTGCTTAACTGCTGCACTTGTGGGGCAGTCATGAGACCCCTGGATATGGGCATGAAGAGGAAGATGGGGAAAGCCCAGGACAAATATGAAGCCAAAGAGATGCTGCCCATAGGAGGGAAGGCAGAGGAGGGAATCAGCACCACTGATGGAACCAAGAAAGGCAAGAAAGCCAAGAAGAAGCccaagaaaggaaagaagctTCTGGATTTTAGTATCTTCTCCAACCGAGGGTTTATCATTTACACCATTTCAAAGTTCATCCTGGTCTTGGGTCTCTTCGTGCCCCCCATACTGCTGGTCAACTATGCCAAGGACACAGGCGTACCGGACACAGAGGCCGCGTTCTTGCTCTCCATCATTGGTTTCATAGACATCTTTGCCCGCCCAGCCTGTGGCATGGTGGCAGGGCTGAAGTGGGTCCGCCCTCACGTGGCATATCTGTTCAGTTTCTCCATGCTCTTCAACGGCTTGACAGACATCTGCAGTGCCAGGGCGAGCAACTACACGGGGCTGGTCATCTTCTGCGTCTTCTTTGGCATCTCCTACGGCATGGTGGGGGCACTGCAGTTCGAGGTGCTGATGGCCATTGTTGGCTCCCAGAAGTTCTCCAGCGCCATCGGGCTGGTCCTACTCATCGAGGCTTTTGCCGTGCTCATTGGCCCACCCTCTGCAG GCCGCCTGGTCGATGCTCTCAAGAACTATGAGGTGATCTTCTACCTGGCGGGCTCAGAGGTTGTGCTCTCCGCCCTCTTCCTGGGTGTTGCCAGCTACTGCTGCCTGAACCGAGGGAAGAAGGAGCCTCCCCCAGAGAACAACCCCTCTGCGGGAGCAGGGAGCGACACCGAGGAAGCAGAGTCCGATGTGCAGGAAGCCGAGGAGCACAGCAGTGACAACCACCAGCCGGCCCACAGCACTGACAATGCCGTGGTGGTGGCCAACGAGGAGGCCAACCATgtggcagaggagcagagaggggaGGGAGGCAGCTGTCCCACAGGGGATGGGGAGGTGTTGGCACGAGATGGCTGCAAAGCTGACCAGATGGTGGAGAGGGACAGTTTTTAG